aaataaagtggatggggaaacagaaaataagcCACAAATGTTTTTAACGTGAAAATGTCAGGAAATAGTGCATGTCAAAGTTCACGTCAAATTCAACGTTGTTTGGAGAGAGTGAATCTCTTAATTGTTGTGAATTTATTTCCCTGCAACATGTAAGTGCTTGTGTAAGTAGCCATTGAGAAGAGAGGTCAAGTTAAATAGTGACATTTAGGCCTAATGGAGgataaagaaaaggagaagaggaaaggaaaagagcCGAGGAAACTGGCTTTTGAAGACAAgtctggagaagaaaaaaataagaaaactgagACACACATTCAAGAATGCATGACGGGGTCAAAAGGACTCATATGTGCCAGCGTTTAAAGTGGGCCCTAAAAGCCTCAggcatacacaaacataaaaaaacctACTGCTGAGCAAGTTAACACAGTGTTTACAGCAGCCAGTCAGATACACAGATAATAACAGAGCTGGAGTTTGTGTACTGAGCTGGAATGTCCACACATCCGATCTCATGTCCATTTATCTTCAATTTTTACTCTTAAATGTTCAGAATCACCCTCACAGGCCTGCGCCGAGAGCAGGTGACTTACTAGCACTGTTTAACATATGATGGGGAAACTTCCCGTGCACGCTCCATCCTCCTCTGTGCTCAAACACAACTTTTTGGACCACGACTGCAACATTAACTCACAGATTTAAGACATGAAACTTCCAACAGCTCTAAAGCTCTGACTGAAGCTTTATTGAAGCCATGCAAAAAGATGCTGAAcagatgtgcttttttttttttaagtgtataGACAATCTGATCTAAAGCCATTATAtctgtcacattcacacagatgGTGTAATAAATCCACGCTCATGTCTTACATGTTGCTGTCATAGTTTGTTTATTAGGGAAGATATGCTTGGCAATGATGTAGAATTCATTATCAATCCTAACACTGATATGTTTATGTTGCAGTGTTCCTCTGCAAAAGGATTTATTTTACCCCTTCTCCACTCTGTTTTTGAGACTGTGTGAAGAACGGGTGTTGTCCTAGTAAAATCAAAACTAGGACTGCATGTGGATTCAAAATATTTAGGATTTCCACATGACAAGTGGAACAAGATGACCTTCTTTAAAAAGAGTTTTCAGTCGGCTCCTCTAACTCATCAGCTTCACAAAGCTCAGTTATACTATCACATACAAAATCACATAAATGACCAGCATCAACCTTAACTGTGACATCATAATTCCATTGTATGGCTTCGTATTATTACTTGGAGCTTTGTAAGGCAAGAGAAGCGATCCTGAAATTGTTCCAGAACTTAAGGCTTTCTATTCTGTTTCTAACTgtgacattaaattaatttacaacGCTTATTTTGTTGTGGAACAGATGTATTATTTCCCCTGTGAGTTTGCCATATTAGATCTGTGTAATGAGAAGTGTTGCAATGCATAAAGAGAGGCAGCacaaattaaagaagaaagatAAATATCTTTCTGGTCAAAACTTTAGTCGGCCTTGTTAATACTATAAATTAATGCGTGCAGTGCGGTTGTCCAACCTCAACTGACACATGATACCAAATGAAATACTTGGTAGAAAGACAAGGATTTTCTATTGTCGTAACTCTTACAGTTGCTTAGTAATGTTCACACAACAACATAACATAAGAAACGGACAGAGAAAGGACTGCTAACAATCCTCTCCTGTAAATTAAGTCATCTCCATGCCAACCACAAGCATCATGTTGTTACCATGACACCCACAGGCCCGCTGGCTGTTAAAGCTTACTCTTCGTcaggtggagacagagaaacaaacagggaTGAAGTTTCAGCTCGGAGCTAGTTTAactgtacttttactgcactGCAGGTCAAACTGTTATTAGCTCAACGAACGGAGCCAAAACTATTTAACTGGTGAACCTGATGCCAAAGAATAAACTGATCAAACCATGAACAAATACAGATGGCAATTActtcttttttccattctttCATTGACAACGCAAGCACTTTGAGAGTCAAGCTAACAAGTCAGCCACCCCAGGATTTACCAAACAATTTTAACTGTTAGGGATTTTACCATAAGAGGGTGATATAGGAGCTGGATGTTCCCatgacaggttgccagtctattCCAGGGCAGCGAGTTTGTTTGACCAGTGTAGACACACTGGTACATACAAGCATGGAAGGTTTGCAATTAACCTGCATGTCTATAGACTCTGGGAATCAAAAGTACTATAAACTACTTTATTGACCCCCATGGGGAAACTTAGGACACATCCAGTGAAGGTGTAGCTGCTATTTCAGGCACTGGGGAAATTTtgagttcagtgtcttgtccaaagatAATTCAACATGGGAGCATGAAGAGCCAAAGATCTGCTGGCTCTGCAATGAATTGATGACTCAGTCGATGAGCAATAGTGATCCTCTATGAAAGTACCTCAGGGTTTATTTCGAGATAATTAGTGCAGAGTCAACAATAATCCAGGAACTGTTCTTGACTTTTGTGGTGAACAGGCAGAGAAGGCTAAGCTTTCGATTTACTAGTCAATCTATATTGTAAACTttacctactgtatgtttatgagCTTTGGGCAATGAATAATGGAAAGAGAACATGAAAACAAGCAGCTTAAGTGGCCTTCCAGGGCCTCCAGACGGTGACTTGACTCAACTCTTGACATATAGGGTCAGGGGTTCAGACATGTGATGAGAGCTCAGACTAGAGCTGCAAGAACTTCAACTTGAACAGAGCGAGTTGAGGCTGTTCCAGCATCTGGCCAGGATGCAGGACACATCTCATCTCACTCAAGACACACCAGGGTAGACCCAAAACATGCTGGAAGGATTGAATACAGTATCTCATCTAGCCATGAACACCTCAGAAGTGTATGAACTGCTTTGCTtaatctgttgtgattttattcCACAGCTAAACAATTACAAAGTACAGTTCAAACTTATTTGTGTACCAAATAACAGGTATGTGCTCTTTGCACAGCCAGGGTGACTGAGGGTGATGCTGCAGGACAGCATTATAATCTGAAAGGTCATAGACAAAAAGATATTTTGTCCAGGTCCTGTTTTACTggacagaacaaaatacaaacaatagcAATGGCATTAGGCTTTATAACAGCAGCTAACTCTTCTCTTGGTGcatgtctgttttcagtctaaTGCTGCAAAACCTGTGGTTCtttgggaggaggagggggaagagggAGGTGTCGGaggttttaaaaacaagttCTTGGAGACATCTGTAATCTCCTTCAGTGTGAAACAGCAGTTCACTGGGCCAACACAGACAGGAATGCAGAAGCATGTGGACAgacagcatgtgtgtgaagACAAGAGCCTGGCCTTTGTCAAGATTTATGAATAAGCAAACAGGAGAGATAAAACATTTGAGGTCCACAGTCACCACAGTCAGCAAAGGGGACTGCAGCCCACAACATAGCATACAATAGCATCAATATTCAAAGACTGCCATGTGTGGGCCACTGCATGCTCCCAAAACCCGAGCCTGGTACCTGCTGACAGTGCagtattttgttgtgtgttgtaaGCAGTGTAGGGAATGTTAATCAGTAACATGCTTGTTATATCTTATAAACACGCCATGTGCTCTGGGTCAGCTCGTCAAAATATTAATTGACCACCACAAAGagatgcgtgtgtgtgtgtgtgcagtcatgACAGCAAACCTGTGCAGATAAAGGGGGAATGTGACAGATAGATTTCCTCAGAACTGGCAACAAAAGGTATTCTTCATTCAATCTGCATGTGGTTTTGTATTGTGTTGCCATGTGGAGGACAACTAACCTTTTGTCCAGATTAAAAGTCTGGCTGGTGTACTGAAGGCGTCCCAGGGGAGCCAGCTCATTCTCAAACTGAATAACGCTGCTGTGGATCACGGAAGGTTTTAATGCAcgatcagcagcagctgaggagagGAAACAACCAACGGTGCACTTTCTATACTTAAAAACTACTTGAGAATGCGAttgaagacaaagagagaacagaTGAGGTTTGTTGCATTCTGTCTGCAAAAATGTACCACTTATTACCAAAGAACATTTGTTATGACTTTTGCTTCAGTTTTATGCCAAATACAATGACTCCAGTGAGGCCTGTTCAAGCTAACCAACAACTTGAAGCTGACTGTTTTGATACTGCTTCTAGTGCCTCAATTCTCACCAAGCACAAAATCTCTATCTCATGATATCTACTACAATGCAGGTTATTCTGCTGTCCACGTATCTTTACTCATCCAGAGaatacacatttaatatttacaatCAGACGGATACTAGACCAGCATTGCTCCGTGTATGATTGCGTAACCACTATTTGTTAAACAGGGAACAACGTAGTTAATTACAGAGACCCAGATTACCAACAAACAAATACTCAAATTGTAACACGCAATGTGGTTGTTGCACATCTGCATGTCACACAAAAGCCTCACAGGGCCTTTATTCTACAACAATCCAGCATAATTAACCCTTCACATCAAGACACTTAATTGTGTCCAAATGAGATCCAGGTGCGATTAGTTTTGGCAGAGATTCAAAGTGTCCAAGAGAGTCATCATTTCAAGCCTCTGGACCAGACTAGATGTACTTTCTCTCTTATTGAAACCAGGTCAACGGGCCAGACAAAAACCTCTGATATGGATGTTTTTATGGGgtaacagaggaggaaaagattAAAAGAAGCAGGCCCTTGTGTTGAGGATAAAGACAAAGGTGAAGGATTTGTGGTtcaaaacaagacaagaaaaatgGGAGAAAAAGACATACAGAGCACACCCTgacatttttctgacattacCCAAAAGCTTCTCCTCCctacacacattttttatcaAGGCCACATGCAGTCGTTGTCCACCAGTCAACATTCCTACAGTTTACATGCTCACCAGGAAACACAGTTGAAACAGCTTCAGTGAAGGGGAAAGTCAGGCAGGAAAGAAGCAAAGTGAAGATGAAgtgcaggaggaggagtgcACCGGAAAAAGTCGACCTCAGTTGTGTGTTCTGAGTGTTGCCACAGCTGTATCTGGTTCAGAAGAACACAAGTCACATCGCGGTGAGTTATCTGGATCGGCCAGGGAAGACAGAGCAGCGGAGTAAAAAGACCTCTGCCTGGACAAAAACAGTGCTGCGTGActtctgcatttctgtgtggtttcaaataaatacagtatatagacaAACAGAACCAAGCTGTTTCCTCGTGTGTACGCCAAGCTAAGGGAACCATCTCCTGCTGCTCTTACGTTTCTACTTATCATTCAGGTATACAGGTATAACTGCGAGGTACAGGTATAAGTCTGATCAAAGTCTCAGAAAGAAAGTCACTACCTAAAATGTCGAGTTCCCTATTTAAAAATACCTAATTACATGATTACAGTAACACGTGAAATACACAAACTATGcttcctctctttttatttcttcctaaCTTTAATAACGTTCCCTTAAAGTGAACTTATGTCACTTCTGATAATCAGGGTACAGCAGTATATGATTACACATACATGGTGGAACAGTAGCACATTTAAAGCCAGAAAGTGGCTCAGTTTCAACTAGGAACCATCTACATTATGTTTCTAACATCAGCTTTCGAAAGTAGGGTTGTTAAACTTCACACTGTGGTATTCTTCAGAAAGTaacatattattgttttaaagaaTTAGCTAACAAAATAATAACCCTTTCTAATAAATCCTAACAGCCTCAGTTCCTCTGTGGTgttctaaacatttttttaaatccatttcAAAACCTAATGTTTTGTGAATAGGGTGGACTCATTCAGCTTCAGGATTTGTTTTCCTCATCTATTCCAATATCTGGGTGGGGTAACTGAAAGCAACCAGTTGAATTGTATCACAAATGACCTCTGGAATAATGTGCGCCAGCTGTTTGAAGGAGATAACATTTACCAACAGCATTATTCTTGGTTTGCAGCAGCCTTTTCATTCCCCCTGAACTAACACCAATCCACTGATAGCATTACTTGTTTGAGATCTGATGTTCAGTGCTGATATGCCAGCGTTTGGATTAAAAAGGTTAATATGAGATAACGCCAGAGGTAAAGACCTGATCACAACTAATATTTAAAGGGGTTTATGAAAGTCAGACTTCACAGCCACAAACATGATTATGAGTATTAtaattgtttgtttaaattacatgctttttggttttaaagttaattattagttatgctaaaatacataaaataagtCATTGATTCCAGTTGTGGAACATGTACCGTGCAGTAGATCTCTAACTTGTCACTGTGGGAATTTCTTATCTCTTACAGATGTGAGTACTGATAACCACAAACAGGTTAGACCACTTCTTTAATGGTAACACCCTGACGCAACATTACCTGGGTCTATTTTGCCACATttctaaatactgtatgtggaagTCGATTTTTACAAAGAAACATGGTGGTCATCACAGAGCATATCAGTGTATATAAAGGCAAACTTCTACATCTGCTGCTCTGAAAACCTGGTGTCTGCTAAGTGCAAAAGAATATGATATATTTTAGATTTCCCAACAATGAGAATATCTTATTGTTAATAGTACTAAGGGTAGTTTTGAAATAAATAGTTGGATTGTTTTCTGTATAACTCTTACTGTATCTGAGTAATGAaactgttaaaaagaaaataatgtgtcaaatGGCCTCACATGCTGGAGTGTGCTGGAGGCAAAACCTGACTAACTAAACCGACCACAGCATAATAAATAGCACAGACTGAGaaacaaaatgtgatgattGGCCATCAGCAGTCTGTTCCCATTAGCAGACACTTTGTATATTATTCTAAACAATTACTGAAGCTTTTGAAATACTTTCCAAATGGAGCTGCTGCCTGTCTCAACTCTAGCAGGCTACTACACTGGGCTGGACAGTCAGACACAgaactttactttttacaaaGTTAATGGTgactgtgttttaaataaagagcTGATATCAGATGCAAGAGCTACACACTACATGTGGGGATCCATCAAAACATCTGTGTAACCATCATTAACATATTTACCAATGGTCCATTTGCTATTTCCCTTTATTGGTGTTTAAAATCACTAAGACATGAAATAAACCCCTCACACATTGAAACTACTCATGGCCAAGCCCATTACCTTTCTGTAGATGAATAATGTCTGGGAAGTTGGCAAGCAGGCCTTGGTAGAGTGACAACTTGTCCAGCATTTGGAAGAGGTCATACTTAGGTTGCTCTGCGAACATCTCTCCGATGTTCTCATAGGTGCGGCCCGTATGGGAAATGGCATTATTGAGGGCCTCTGAGCTGTGGGGAGGGTCCAGCATGAATGCCTGGCTGATGGACTGGAAGGAATTTCCCAGCCGCTGGAACTCCTTCCTAAACCCACCCAGGTGTTTACGCACCAGCTCTGAGGCGACATGTGTGAGCTGCATCACGCTGTCATCCATTTTCTTAGCAAAGTTCTTGAAGGTGTCGACCCGTTCTTCTACATCCTGAAGGTCCTGGTGCTCATTTGGTATCTGAAGGGTCAGCATGAAATGGGCTCCCACCATCTCATCCTTCTCTGCTCGTCTCTTGCCCAATTTCCACTGCTTGTCATCAGCACACATCAAAAAATGCTCGAAGCCTTCATACTGGGAGAGGACAGGGTGACTGGTCATGTGGTTCATCCACAGTATCAGTCGTCTCTTACGCTTCTCGATGAAGTCTTCCTCGAATCGCCCTGTGGCCTGCTTCTCAGGCAGGTGAGGCACAGAGATCACAGTGAACTTGTGCAACAAGCGGTTGTACAGCCAGTCAAAGTGTTTGTAGCGCCGGTAAACTGGACGTCCTATGTGACTTGGCGTGACTCGGTATGAGATGTAGGTCTTGATGCCCTTgaactttgtctgttttgtggGGTCTTCAATTGAGCAGAAGAAAGGCTGTGGGTTCTCCTTCCACCTGGGCCCCAAGGGAGCCATCTCAATGGTGTACGACTCAGCTATCTTTGCCATCATGGGCACATCACCCAGAACAAAGGCTTCTACCCCTGACCGGACAAAGCTGGAAAACCGGTTCAAGTTCCTGCCCACCATACTGCCTTTTCTGCCGCTGGAGATGCTGTCTTGTCTCTCCATGTGGGGTTTAGCCCGGTAGTGCACATTGGGGTTGTTGGACATAGAGCTCTGATTGGTATGTCCATTGGCCCCCGGGCTGCTGGAGTGGTCAGCATCCTCCACCACAGTGGACCTGTCATCCCAGTCGTCCcagtcatcatcatcttcatcatcatagTAAGACTGTGGTAAATGAGGAGGGGTTTTTGGTAGCGAGGGGAAATAGGAGACTTTTCCTAAAGAGCCTGGAGGGCTGATAGAGGAGTCAGTCACATTAGAGTTTGAGCGAGTGCGAATAATTTCCACATACGATGCTGGAAAGAGACCCCTCTCCCCCCGGCTGTTCTCCCCCTGAAACCAGCCATCCACTGAGTTCTCATCAAAAATAACCAGTTCTTCATTCTCCTGGATGCTAATctcctctttgttttcacttAGAAACGTGTAGATGGCTTTGGCTTTCACTGACATCTTGATACTCCAGTGCGTCCTAAACCAGAAGATTCTTCATGCACATAGTGCCTAAATTCaattgctgctgctgtcttcatGCATGCTGCATTGGAAAGACCTGACACTAGCTCACTGTAATATTTAAAGTCATCTCAAATTACATGGCAGCTGCTGGATCAGGTGTGTAACAGCATAAGGCAgtctatgtaaatgtaataatttgaTACTTGATCAACACAGAAGTCGACAGTTATGTAAACCTATTAATTCTACctaccaaaataaaagtttaaaatgtgccTACTGTGACCACGAGCATCCTCAGCCCATTGAGGCTACAGCTCTATCGTCTTAATATCTGTTTTCCTTTAAAGTCCAAACAGCAACTACAGGCTATAAAGTCTATGTAAGATATTAACTTACTCATAAAACCAATGCATGCTGCCTCCTTCCgcatcacaaacacaacaggttAAAAGACTAAACTGGTTTCACCACAGAGTTCCTCCAAAAGCACCAACGGCGGCTTTAATCCCCACAAACTGCACAGCAACCTCGCGTTTTTCGCTGCTCGGACACTTGTTTCTCATTACAGAGCCTAGAAATTATCCCTGATGAAGATATGTCCAAGACAAAGTGGCCTGacgtgaagaagaagaaaaacaacagcaatgaGTAATGGTCTCCCCGTGCATGTTGAGCCTGCTCCGCATTCCCTCACTCAAACTTGCTGCGTTTTCCTTGTAAACAGGTTCCTGCGCATCTTCAGTCGAGcctttaaaatcacaaaaagcAGAATCAGCGACCAAATAATCTGCTTCTACAGAGGATCATCACACATCTCGCTCCAACATTATTTCTTTGGGATTATTCCTTTGCGCGCTGTAACAAAGTAGCTCTTTCCATGACGCTACGTTTGGACAATTGAACGCAAGTTGgcctctttccttctttttttttttttcatgagcTCCTTTATAATGTTTGAAAAAGGAGAAGCTGGCTCAACACCGCCCCCGACAGGATCGACAggagacaacacacacagcaaaagtCCTGGTTAGAAACAATGAAAGGATAAGAACGATGGCGATGTTGATGATTTTCTATACATCTCATAATATGATCTCAGCTCTTATTGGAAGCCACCACTACCACAATACGAGtacagacaaaaatgaaaaaaatgaatgtttaaaaagtaaatatgcaACTTTTGACTGATTGGCAAGTTGTCAAATCATTGTTAATATTTCCTCTAATATCACGACATTTCACAattgcagagaaaacaaactttacCTGGTTCCACTATTTCCCAACAACACGGCTGCTTTTATAAAGTACAAACTCCGGGTAAGTTTATTAGTGTTGAGCCACAATATTAAACGGATCCTactgaaaatgttattatttaagcTTTATGCTGTTTCTCCTTGCAAGACTTtgttttacaacatttatttttacatatcaTCAATCAACATAAATAGTTCACCTATAATGCTAATTAAGTGAAATTTCAAAATTACCGACGAAAACAAACTAACTCCGGGTTAGTTTGCCGTTTTTGGTCGGCCAACTAAAAGTCGCCCGTGGTGGGAAAAATGACATCGTGACGTTTCAACAGCAGCCGCCTCTCTGGATGTCCAAGGTACCTGCTAATTAAGTAAATATATTCACCATTCTCTGACAAAACCTTCTGGTCAGTGGTTATTTGGGCCTGACAATTATGTTTAACTGGTAGAAGTTAAAGAAGGAACTTAACGGTGTTGAATCGATGTTGCTAACGACTGGTGTGGCCCACAGTATGGTAGCAGGTTTAGCATGATGCTAGCTATTAAGATAACTGactggctaacgttagctagctagctgtaGCACTCTTTAATAAGAGTATTCTAGGTTTCTAAAGACAAAGATTCACTATAGACACCGACAAGATGAAGTTTAATCACCGTTAGTCCCTTAAGTTACATTTCGTCTTGATACTAGTTCTGTTTGTCACTTACACCCagttgccagtttattaggtacaccgAACCTagacaaaatatatatttttggtcagtttatgttaaatatgtgtGATCAATTACGAAGGTGTTTGTGGTGGTGTTTGTATTAAGTTATACAACTATGGgacaattaaaataacaaacacttaGCTGATTTAATATAAGTTTTTATGATGAGCTATACTTTACCGTTGTATATAACTAAATTGGACAAGTATAGGCCCTTCTACCTATGGTTGTTGATAATCTGTGGAACTACTAGTTTGTAGTGCAAACTAGTAATACATTAACAAGCTTTCACTTGTAGGCAAATTATAGACCtatatttagttgttttgaaGTGAATACCAGTAAATGTGGTCACTGCATCAAACATACATTGCAAAGCAAGCCTTTTGTCCGTTGTTAATGCACTGAAACCTGTGTTCATGAGCTGAATTTATGTGTCTGCAGTATATGACTAGTACACCATTGCATCTGCATCATAAGAGAAAATAATGCAGTAGTGGTGCTAGGGTATTGCAGTGCATCACAACAAATCAGAGAAATATATATCAGAGAAAAAAAGCCTTGTCTAATCTTGCTTGTATTCCATTATATATTGATAATATAGCAcaactttctttttaattgtgaGTTGGAGAACAATAGTAGGTCACTATTCATCAGTAACTTTCCTTTAAACATAAGCACTTTCCTTAGTGTCAAGGAAAGTGAATTGTCTGTCTCAGAGATTCGCATATAAGCTTATATAACCCTTGTATTATGTTGCAGAGTCCCCATGGACGCCCTCACCCAAGCCCTCTCAGCCAGCTTTGCTGTGTCTAAGGAACCCAACAGTACAGCTGCCCCCCATCCTAGGCTGGCTCAGTACAAGAGCAAGTACAGTGTGTTAGAGCAGAGTGAGCG
This DNA window, taken from Anabas testudineus chromosome 6, fAnaTes1.2, whole genome shotgun sequence, encodes the following:
- the snx33 gene encoding sorting nexin-33, with product MSVKAKAIYTFLSENKEEISIQENEELVIFDENSVDGWFQGENSRGERGLFPASYVEIIRTRSNSNVTDSSISPPGSLGKVSYFPSLPKTPPHLPQSYYDDEDDDDWDDWDDRSTVVEDADHSSSPGANGHTNQSSMSNNPNVHYRAKPHMERQDSISSGRKGSMVGRNLNRFSSFVRSGVEAFVLGDVPMMAKIAESYTIEMAPLGPRWKENPQPFFCSIEDPTKQTKFKGIKTYISYRVTPSHIGRPVYRRYKHFDWLYNRLLHKFTVISVPHLPEKQATGRFEEDFIEKRKRRLILWMNHMTSHPVLSQYEGFEHFLMCADDKQWKLGKRRAEKDEMVGAHFMLTLQIPNEHQDLQDVEERVDTFKNFAKKMDDSVMQLTHVASELVRKHLGGFRKEFQRLGNSFQSISQAFMLDPPHSSEALNNAISHTGRTYENIGEMFAEQPKYDLFQMLDKLSLYQGLLANFPDIIHLQKGAFAKVKESQRMSDEGKMDQDEADGIRKRCRTVGFALQAEMSHFHQQREVDFKDMMQAYLREQIAFYQRVVQQLERTLRMYDCL